DNA from Solanum stenotomum isolate F172 chromosome 3, ASM1918654v1, whole genome shotgun sequence:
TTTTGTTGTCAAATAGTCATGAGTTTAGATACAGTGGTGAAGATAAACTGATGTTAGTAAAATTTTCTTAATGCTATCGATTTCCTTCTGTAGCTGTTGTTAGTTACTCTCTTAGTTGGTGTGGTTGTCTTCTCGGATGAAGCTGATATCGCTTTGtgttcttttctttgatttttcatcTTACTCACAAGTTGTTTGAATCCCCTCTGCGTATCTCTTTTTGTGTCGAAAGCTTGCCCAAAGCATGGTGTTTAAAGTTCCTATTGCTGATAGTTAAACTACGGTGAAGTGAAGAGCTCGCTTGTCTTTCCAGCTAGCGATCTACCTCCAgttcttgtttctcttttccCCTTTTTCTGTTAATGTTTTGTATACATGATCGTCAATAAGTTTGTTGTCTTATCTCCGTGTAGATGCGGATTTGCTATTCTAGGACTCTAATGTAGTTAAATATTGAGAAACTTGCTGAAGTGTTTAGTTTTATGGTTTCATTCTCCTCTGTTTAAGCATCATTTCAGTCTAACAAAGTTATCGGCATGTCTCTATCGTTGTTCGTCTCCGTTTTGAGTTTACTGTCTCTCTATTCGTTGTATAATAGTCTGGCCGTCTATAATTGTttcatcatgtttaaaatttgaGGCTATATCGTTTTGAGAATATGGCAAATGACTGCCTATATTGTGTTATTAGTTCCCTCATTTATATCaagttgatttttattttattttttttaattaaaagtagCGTTGATCGAGACAAATATTTAACAAAGTTTCCGGtttgttcattttatgtttatgtttaaaataaGTGATTATCATCGTTTCAGAGGTATACTCCTTGGCTGACTTATGCGTTCCCCACAAATATTAaggaattaattattttgatcttAGATGTAATCTTGCTGTGGTAGTTGCCAAATATGACTTCAATTAATTCTTGTTGTCTTATATTTTTTGGTCTATAACTTGGAGTTTAACTGTTGCCTTCaattaattgtcaatttgtcaaaaaaagataataataataataaaaaatgaataaatgatAGTGAGCTGGAAATATTGGTCTAAGTTGAAGAATTTTATTACCATGACTTGTTTTTTAGTCCCCAGgtcatttatttgtatttttgctTTGGCTTTGGTCATTGTTAGGCTATTTGCTGCTTTGTTAAGTTGTAATCGTCTGATCACTATTGtcacttagggtgtgtttggtaggaaggaaaacattttccggaaaatgttttccaattttctcatgtttggttggactaaatgttttggaaaatgttttccaaatcaactcattttcctcaaatttaaggaaaatgacttcccttctaaacttaaggaaaatattttccaaaactctcttccaacttcaaattacaattatttttttgttgaaaaaatcaatttattttgtccctacgcTCAaaccaaccccccccccccaaaaaaaaataaaataaaataaaattttaaagcttgtttttaaattcaattattttaccCCAAcctcacccccacccccaccccctcccaaaataatattaaaaattgtttttaaaagatatttctaatttcaattttttattttttNNNNNNNNNNNNNNNNNNNNNNNNNNNNNNNNNNNNNNNNNNNNNNNNNNNNNNNNNNNNNNNNNNNNNNNNNNNNNNNNNNNNNNNNNNNNNNNNNNNNNNNNNNNNNNNNNNNNNNNNNNNNNNNNNNNNNNNNNNNNNNNNNNNNNNNNNNNNNNNNNNNNNNNNNNNNNNNNNNNNNNNNNNNNNNNNNNNNNNNNNNNNNNNNNNNNNNNNNNNNNNNNNNNNNNNNNNNNNNNNNNNNNNNNNNNNNNNNNNNNNNNNNNNNNNNNNNNNNNNNNNNNNNNNNNNNNNNNNNNNNNNNNNNNNNNNNNNNNNNNNNNNNNNNNNNNNNNNNNNNNNNNNNNNNNNNNNNNNNNNNNNNNNNNNNNNNNNNNNNNNNNNNNNNNNNNNNNNNNNNNNNNNNNNNNNNNNNNNNNNNNNNNNNNNNNNNNNNNNNNNNNNNNNNNNNNNNNNNNNNNNNNNNNNNNNNNNNNNNNNNNNNNNNNNNNNNNNNNNNNNNNNNNNNNNNNNNNNNNNNNNNNNNNNNNNNNNNNNNNNNNNNNNNNNNNNNNNNNNNNNNNNNNNNNNNNNNNNNNNNNNNNNNNNNNNNNNNNNNNNNNNNNNNNNNNNNNNNNNNNNNNNNNNNNNNNNNNNNNNNNNNNNNNNNNNNNNNNNNNNNNNNNNNNNNNNNNNNNNNNNNNNNNNNNNNNNNNNNNNNNNNNNNNNNNNNNNNNNNNNNNNNNNNNNNNNNNNNNNNNNNNNNNNNNNNNNNNNNNNNNNNNNNNNNNNNNNNNNNNNNNNNNNNNNNNNNNNNNNNNNNNNNNNNNNNNNNNNNNNNNNNNNNNNNNNNNNNNNNNNNNNNNNNNNNNNNNNNNNNNNNNNNNNNNNNNNNNNNNNNNNNNNNNNNNNNNNNNNNNNNNNNNNNNNNNNNNNNNNNNNNNNNNNNNNNNNNNNNNNNNNNNNNNNNNNNNNNNNNNNNNNNNNNNNNNNNNNNNNNNNNNNNNNNNNNNNNNNNNNNNNNNNNNNNNNNNNNNNNNNNNNNNNNNNNNNNNNNNNNNNNNNNNNNNNNNNNNNNNNNNNNNNNNNNNNNNNNNNNNNNNNNNNNNNNNNNNNNNNNNNNNNNNNNNNNNNNNNNNNNNNNNNNNNNNNNNNNNNNNNNNNNNNNNNNNNNNNNNNNNNNNNNNNNNNNNNNNNNNNNNNNNNNNNNNNNNNNNNNNNNNNNNNNNNNNNNNNNNNNNNNNNNNNNNNNNNNNNNNNNNNNNNNNNNNNNNNNNNNNNNNNNNNNNNNNNNNNNNNNNNNNNNNNNNNNNNNNNNNNNNNNNNNNNNNNNNNNNNNNNNNNNNNNNNNNNNNNNNNNNNNNNNNNNNNNNNNNNNNNNNNNNNNNNNNNNNNNNNNNNNNNNNNNNNNNNNNNNNNNNNNNNNNNNNNNNNNNNNNNNNNNNNNNNNNNNNNNNNNNNNNNNNNNNNNNNNNNNNNNNNNNNNNNNNNNNNNNNNNNNNNNNNNNNNNNNNNNNNNNNNNNNNNNNNNNNNNNNNNNNNNNNNNNNNNNNNNNNNNNNNNNNNNNNNNNNNNNNNNNNNNNNNNNNNNNNNNNNNNNNNNNNNNNNNNNNNNNNNNNNNNNNNNNNNNNNNNNNNNNNNNNNNNNNNNNNNNNNNNNNNNNNNNNNNNNNNNNNNNNNNNNNNNNNNNNNNNNNNNNNNNNNNNNNNNNNNNNNNNNNNNNNNNNNNNNNNNNNNNNNNNNNNNNNNNNNNNNNNNNNNNNNNNNNNNNNNNNNNNNNNNNNNNNNNNNNNNNNNNNNNNNNNNNNNNNNNNNNNNNNNNNNNNNNNNNNNNNNNNNNNNNNNNNNNNNNNNNNNNNNNNNNNNNNNNNNNNNNNNNNNNNNNNNNNNNNNNNNNNNNNNNNNNNNNNNNNNNNNNNNNNNNNNNNNNNNNNNNNNNNNNNNNNNNNNNNNNNNNNNNNNNNNNNNNNNNNNNNNNNNNNNNNNNNNNNNNNNNNNNNNNNNNNNNNNNNNNNNNNNNNNNNNNNNNNNNNNNNNNNNNNNNNNNNNNNNNNNNNNNNNNNNNNNNNNNNNNNNNNNNNNNNNNNNNNNNNNNNNNNNNNNNNNNNNNNNNNNNNNNNNNNNNNNNNNNNNNNNNNNNNNNNNNNNNNNNNATACAATAGATCACAACTCAAATACACAGCCCAATcctgtcccacaaccaacaataacttcaacaacacaactaacaacatcaacaacaactaacaacttcaacaacttcaacaacaaatccaatctcttctcaaatcataaaaacgAGCTTGGTATGTGGGGGGAAAGGATAAACCCACactaaagactcacataccttgatagggatcacccccgacgaaaaatccacgatgatctccttgattgctcttctctttctccttttccttctcttctttctctcttctctcccaagccctagctctttactcttaaaaaaaatgagacaaactgatataaaatcagtctaacactttaatataaccaaaacaattgatttgtgaaaagaccaaaatgcccttaaatttccggaacggactccctgccaactgcccaactttcaaagatcataactcgctcatacgaactcggaatcgagcaaactcggtggcgttggaaagatcgttccacaagcttcgaaaccataactggaactactcctaactcatcctgagctaggagttacgactgctcaaagttggccaaaaactcactaatttccacacttagccaaatttccagatttttgaacttagccaaattttttccagattctggactgccaaatttctagattttaaatttttttccaaaaatgactatttccaaatttcaagcttcttcaaagccacttcaaattgtcggatgttacaggaATTCCTAGAGAAATTGGAGGATTACAAAATCTGGTGTATCTTTCTTTGAGACACAACAAGTTGCAAGGATCTATACCTGACTCAATGAGCAACATGGTAGGCTTGGAATTCCTAGACATTTCTCATAATAATATATCAGGAATTATTCCCATGTCTTTGGAGAAACTTCAATACCTCAAGTATTTCAATGTTTCTGACAACAAATTGTATGGTGAAATACCCTCCGGGGGTCCTTTCAAGAACCTCTCGAGTCTGTTTTTCATCAACAACGAAGCATTGTGTGGTTCTTCAAAGTTTAGTGTCCCACCATGCCCCATTTCATCAAAGCATAGatcaaataggaaaaaaatgctaattctttttcttttgctagGAATAGCACTTGTATTTGTTCCTATTGCCTTTGTATTCCTATGGATAAGGTACAGAAGAGGTAAACTATCTCCTCAACAAGCTGATTCATTGTCTATTGCAACAACGGATAGAATTTCATACTATGAACTGCTCCAAGCAACTGATTCGCTTAGCGAGAGTAATCTGATTGGTTCTGGAAGTTTTGGCTCTGTCTACAAAGGCATTCTCAAAAGTGGAACTGTCATTGCAGTTAAAGTGTTCAATCTGCAACTGGAAGCGGCATTCAAGAGTTTTGATACAGAATGTGAAGTTTTGCGCAGCCTTCGCCATAGGAATCTCGTGAAAGTCATCACTAGTTGCTCCAACTTGGATTTTAAGGCTTTAGTGCTCGAGTATATGCCTAATGGAAGTCTTGAGAAGTATTTGTATTCGCACAACTACTTCCTAGACATCAGGCAGAGACTAAGCATTATGATAGATGTGGCATGTGCGTTGGAATATCTCCATCATGGATGCTCCTCTCTCGTGATTCATTGTGATCTGAAGCCTAGTAACGTCTTGCTGGATGAGGATATGGTTGCCCACCTAAGTGACTTTGGTATTTCAAAACTGCTCGGTGAAGATGAGAGTGATTTATACACAAAAACCTTAGCAACATTTGGTTNGTTATATTGCACCGGGTATGTCTCTTTGTTTTTGCTAATTTGAACATTGattttttgtctctttttttccaatcaagaaagaatattgcatatttaaattaattgtctGACTATAGAGTATGGACTGGATGGCCTGGTGTCAATAAAATGTGATGTCTATAGTTATGGGATTATGTTGCTGGAAACGTTTACTAGGAGAAAGCCTAGTGAGTTTGAGGGAGATCTTAGCTTGAAGCAATGGGTGAGTTATTCACTCCCCGAGGGAGTAATGGATGTTGTAGATGCCAATTTGGTAACACCAATGGATAATCGCTTGCAGAAGGAGCTAGATGATGTGGCTGCAATCATGAAAGTTGCATTAGATTGCTGTGCTGAATCTCCGGCAAGAAGGACAAACATGAAAGATGTTGTAGGGATGCTACAGAAGATCAAGATTCAATTTCTTGCGCGCTGAGCATGTTACCGGAATCTCCTTTTCCAAATTGATTGCTTGTTTGTTTTATGGAAAGATttgctttttttgtttttgttttagcaCTTGATTTGTGCATGATTCTGTTTTCAGAAATGCTAGTTGGTTGCAATGAATGTCACTGTTTCCTCTTTATAATATGAATGTCACTGTTTCCTCTTTATAATATGACTAGTTTTGGgaacgtgcaacgcacgtttGTCCCCtattactatataaaatttgtagccagtaaatttaaaattatatattcatCCACatgtacataaaaaaaaattcagactGTATACATCCCAATTTCTTGAATTTGTAAACAAAGTATTCATGACTATTATCGAAATGCTAGATTCTCTGGCtacacaagaaataaaaaatttaagactGTCAAGAGAAATGAtaatagaaaaaggaaaaacttttAAGTCAACATCTAATCTCATTGTATGTGACTATGTGTATAAATAAGAGAAAGTGTATTTAATTCAAGAAAGCAcactatttttctttgatttggaGAGGAAAATCAAAGAACCAGTTTAACCACGGTATAGTTTCTTGGACAATTTCAATAGAAGTGAAGGCAATGAACCAGTTTCCATCTTCTTGCTCCTGCTCTTTTAAACattcttataaatattatttgtcaTCTACTCCACCCAGATTTTTCAGTGTTGAGTTTATGTGATTACCATTAGTCGACTCTCCAAGCTAAAGTCATTTCATTGACAGAAGGAGGCAGTCTGAGTGAAGCAACAAATATCAAAACCAAAAATTCCAACACATTACAAAACATGGCCGATTGGTAACATTCTAGCGTCTAAAAGTGACATTAAGAGATTATTTCACCAAGAATACCATTTTGTAGATGCAAGAATAGCAATATGGACTTGATGtcccttttgtatgcctctatcaATACTATATGTAGAGGCATAGAAACTCATATTGTGTACACTTGAACATACTTACTGAAAGAATAAGAAATCACTCTTCTCTTGTCTCCGTGTTTCTATTGCTTTCATAACCAAACTAATCTAAAGGAATTCATTTTGATAGCTCATATTAACATCATGGCACATAACTGTTAGAAAATGAGATATTTCTAGATGTCTTttgtttaattgttattttcttaaatattatgtTAAGTATGTAAAGGAAAGGTAGTCCTTGTTTTATGGAATATGTCTTGTAAGAAAGTCAATAGTGGTTGGATATGTATGGTCCTCTACTAACTTTGGAAAAGCTTATGTAGATATATGTGTGTATGCTTTTTAAAAGCTGAATATGAATGAAAATTTCTACTGTTGaaccttgttttttttttctctaaaagttTCAAATCCTAACAGTGGTATCAAGAGACCTTCTTCTTGAGGGATTTGTGAAGGCAAGAAGGCTAAGGTTTTTTCTCCTTCTAAGGTGAGAGCTGAGCAGCAGTAACATGGCATCCAACAGCTTCTTGGGTGCAGGCCCTCCTATGTTTATAGGAGAAAATTATCACGTATGAGTGATAAAGATGAAGGCTTATCTCAAAGCTTTTAGTCTATGGGAAACAATTGAAAGTGAAGATGATCCTCTTCCACTTGGACCAAATCCAACAGTTGCACAAATGAAGATTTATGAAGATGCGAAGTCAAGGAAACCCAAGGCTCTCACATGTCTTCATTCAGCACTTTCAGATGTGATTTTCACAAGAATAATGGCATGTGAAACACCTAAAGAAGTATGGGAGAAGCTAAAAGAGGAGCTCGATGGAAGTGACAGAGTGAAGACTGTCAAACTCTTAACTCTCAAAAGAGAATTTGAGATGTTAAGGATGAAAGAAGGAGATACTGTGAAAGAGTATTCTACCAAACTTATGGAGATTGTAAACAAAGTAAGGCTGTTTGGTGAAACCTTTCCAGATTCAAGGGTGGTGGAGAAGATGATGATAAGCTTACCGACAAGGTTTGAGTCCAAGATTTCAGCAATAGAAGAATCTTGTGATTTGAAGACTTTATCTGTGGCAGAACTGATCAGCAAGTTGCAAGCCCAAGAATTAAGATCAAGTATAAGAGATGAAGAAGTAGCAAAAGCGACATTTTCAAGCACAACATAAAGGCAAACAGCCTATGAAGGACAATAGAAGGATGGAAGGAGATAAATTAGAAAAGGGAAAACCAAGGAAGGAATCTTCAAAGAGAGGGAAGTTTCCACCTTGCAACCACTGTAAAAGAACCAATCATCAAGAAAAGACTGTTGGTTCAAAGGAAAGCCACCGATTCAGTGTAGATTCTATAGAAAGATGGGTCATATTGAGAAAAATTGCAGGGCCAGGCAGAATCAACCACAACAAAACCATGTGTAGCAggcaaattttgttgaaaagtcctaaaatgaagaagaaatcttGTTTATGGCTTCTCATGTAGAAAACATAGCCAACAAATCCTCATGGTTCATAGATAGTGGATGTATGAGTCATATGTCACACAATGAGATCTTGTTTCACACACTTGACAAGTCATTCAAAGCTAAAGTTAGGATGGGAAATGGTGAAATGGTTGATGCACATGGAATGAGTTCAGTTTCCTTTCAGACTACACAAGGTACAAAGTTTATACATGATGTGTTGTATGTTCCTTCTTTAGCATGTAACTTGTTAAGTGTGGCTCAAATGATGTCTAAAGGCAATTCCTTATTTTTTAAGAACAAACATTGTTTGATTTTTGACTCCGAAGATAGTTTGATTGTTAAAGTAAGAATGGTGGATAAAACTTTTCCTTTAGATGAGAGGTTTGATAGTGCAAATTTTGCAAGTAAGGATGAGTCATGGTTGTGGCAcaaaagatatggtcattttaacTATGCTACTTTAAAGTCTATCTATGAAAAAGGCTTGACTAAGGATTTACCTGAGATTTCACTGTCTAAAGAAGTTTGTGAGTCATGTCAGATGGGTAAGGTACACAGGAAATCATTTCCTAAAAGTGCTACCTGGAGGGCAACTGAAAAACTTGAACTAGTTCACACTGATGTGTGTGGACCTATGCAGGCATCATCTTTGGGACACAACAAATATTTTGTGCTCTTTATTGATGACTTAACAAGGATGACTTGGGTGTATTTTCTGAGTAACAAGTCTCAAGTATTTTCAGTTTTCAAGAAATTTAGAGTTTTTGCGGAAAGACAAAGTGATTGTAAGCTAAAGGCTTTGAGGTCGGACAATGGTGGCGAATACACTTCAAATGAGTTCAATAAGTATTGTAAAGATATGGGGATTGATCACAAGTTGACAGTAAGCTATTCGCCCGAACAAAATGGAGTCTCGGAGAGGAAGAACAAAACAGTAGTTGAAATGGAAAGATGTTTGTTGCTGGAAAAGAAACTGCCACAAAGCTTTTGGGTAGAAGCTATTCATACTTCAATGTATTTGTTAAATAGGCTGCCAACAAAAGTTGTGGATGAAAAGACTCCTATTGAGGCATGGAGTGGAATACAACCATCTGCCAAACATCTAAAAGTTTTTGGTTCGATATGCTATTCTCATGTTCCTTCTATCAAAAGAAGCAAACTTGAACCAAAAGGTGAATTGGGGATCTTTATTGGTATTCATCACAAGCCAAGGGTTATAGAGTTTTCAACTTGCAAACAAAAAACATTTCAATCCAAAGAGATGTAGTCGTGGATGAGCATGCTTATTGGAACTGGGATAAGGAGcaaattgagaaagataatGCAGTTTTTCAGAACTTGAGTCCGCTGCCTGAAATCAAATCATTTGGGTCTAAAACTCTGGAAGAAGACGAAGAAATCAGACGGGGAATCCTCACTTGATTCGCCAATTTTGAAGACAAGGTCTCTTTCCGAGATCTATGAAAGATGTAATGTTGCAATCTCAGAACCAAATAGCTATCAGGAAGCATCAAGACATGAAGTTTGGATTGAAGCCATGAAGGAGGAGATTGGTATGATAGAAAAGAATGATACTTAGAAGTTGGTTGATAAacccaaaaacaaaaatgtgATCGGGGTGAAGTGGGTTTATAGAACCAAACTTAATCCAGATAGCTCAGTTTATAAATACAAAGCAAGGCTTGTTGTGAAAGGTTATGCGCAAGTTGCAGGTCTAGATTATGGGGACACGTTTGCACCTGTTGCACGACATGATACAATAAGGCTGCTATTTGCTTTGGCAGctcaatcaaattgaaagttgTATCATTTGGATGTGAAATCTGCATTCTTAAATGGACTATTGCAGGAGAAGATATATGTTGATCAACCAGAAAGCTTTCAAGTTGCAGGAATGGAGGATAAAGTCTGCCGACTTCATAAGGCATTGTATGGATTAAAGCAGGCTCATCGAGCATGGTACAGTAAGATTGATGATCATCTCATTCATTGTGGCTTCAAGAGAAGTGAAAATGAAGCCACTTTATATGCGAAGAAGGCTAAAGGAGGAGATGTGT
Protein-coding regions in this window:
- the LOC125857652 gene encoding probable LRR receptor-like serine/threonine-protein kinase At3g47570, coding for MILKAFKQVGFIIVDELCSLCPEEHSASESSTISKTLRGESLSCSSLLGFLSKFPVRCSNRNLRGRGRHFLARYRLSSCPTEGIPREIGGLQNLVYLSLRHNKLQGSIPDSMSNMVGLEFLDISHNNISGIIPMSLEKLQYLKYFNVSDNKLYGEIPSGGPFKNLSSLFFINNEALCGSSKFSVPPCPISSKHRSNRKKMLILFLLLGIALVFVPIAFVFLWIRYRRGKLSPQQADSLSIATTDRISYYELLQATDSLSESNLIGSGSFGSVYKGILKSGTVIAVKVFNLQLEAAFKSFDTECEVLRSLRHRNLVKVITSCSNLDFKALVLEYMPNGSLEKYLYSHNYFLDIRQRLSIMIDVACALEYLHHGCSSLVIHCDLKPSNVLLDEDMVAHLSDFGISKLLGEDESDLYTKTLATFGXLYCTGRKPSEFEGDLSLKQWVSYSLPEGVMDVVDANLVTPMDNRLQKELDDVAAIMKVALDCCAESPARRTNMKDVVGMLQKIKIQFLAR